One Streptosporangium sp. NBC_01495 DNA window includes the following coding sequences:
- a CDS encoding DNA-3-methyladenine glycosylase, translated as MAADEYGGRPPAASTPLARDFFDRPAHEVAPDLLGRVLVHGPVELRLTEVEAYGVPGEDPASHTYRGRTPRNAVMFGPPGHLYVYFTYGMHFCANLTCLPEGVGSGVLLRAGEVISGVETALARRGAGSARPVREVDLARGPARLAVALGLTREHNGLDACAPGSLSVVEGEPAKPSSVLSGPRTGVSSGRETPWRFWIDGEPTVSPYRPHVPRRR; from the coding sequence ATGGCCGCTGACGAGTACGGCGGGCGACCGCCCGCCGCGTCCACGCCACTGGCCCGCGACTTCTTCGACCGGCCCGCTCACGAGGTCGCCCCCGACCTGCTGGGACGGGTGCTCGTACACGGGCCGGTCGAGTTGCGTCTCACCGAGGTCGAGGCGTACGGGGTGCCGGGCGAGGACCCCGCGTCGCACACCTACCGGGGCCGGACGCCGCGCAACGCGGTGATGTTCGGCCCACCGGGTCACCTGTACGTCTACTTCACGTACGGTATGCATTTCTGCGCCAACCTCACGTGCCTTCCCGAGGGAGTCGGCTCCGGCGTGCTGCTGCGGGCCGGAGAGGTGATCTCCGGTGTCGAGACCGCCCTGGCCCGCCGGGGCGCGGGAAGCGCCCGTCCCGTCAGGGAGGTCGATCTCGCCAGGGGGCCGGCACGACTGGCGGTGGCGCTCGGACTCACCCGCGAGCACAACGGGCTCGACGCCTGCGCGCCCGGATCACTCTCCGTGGTCGAGGGCGAGCCGGCCAAGCCGTCGTCCGTCCTGTCGGGGCCGCGCACCGGGGTCTCGTCGGGCAGGGAGACGCCGTGGCGCTTCTGGATCGACGGTGAGCCCACGGTCTCTCCCTACCGGCCGCACGTCCCGCGCCGCCGGTAG
- the argH gene encoding argininosuccinate lyase: protein MRLWGGRFEGGPADALTRLSVSVHFDWRLVPYDLLASRAHARVLHRANLLSDDELTRMIGALDDLERACKAGEFRPTVADEDVHTALERGLLERLGTLGGKLRAGRSRNDQVATDLRLYLRDHVRHIVSRLVELETALMSQAEEHAETAAPGMTHLQHAQPVSFGHQLLAHVHAFARDIDRLRDWDRRAAVSPLGAGALAGSSLPLDPQAVARELGFDSAAPNSMDAVADRDFAAEFLFDAAMIGVHLSRLGEEIVLWASQEFRWIEMDDAYSTGSSIMPQKKNPDVAELARGKSGRLIGNLMALLTTLKGLPLTYNRDLQEDKEPVFDSVDSLLLVLPAMAGLVATMRVNTAKLEASAPDGFALATDLAELLVRRGVAFREAHEAVGHLVVWCQVNDKDFGDLTDEELAKVSPHFTPDSREVLSVPGALAARKAHGGTAPDRVRDQLIALREIVDAQAAWASGS, encoded by the coding sequence ATGCGGCTCTGGGGCGGCCGGTTCGAAGGAGGTCCGGCCGACGCGCTGACCAGGCTTTCGGTGAGCGTGCACTTCGACTGGAGGCTGGTGCCGTACGACCTGCTGGCCTCGCGCGCGCACGCCAGGGTGCTGCACCGCGCGAACCTGCTGAGCGACGACGAGCTGACGCGCATGATCGGCGCCCTGGACGATCTGGAGCGCGCCTGCAAGGCGGGCGAGTTCCGGCCGACCGTCGCCGACGAGGACGTCCACACCGCGCTGGAGCGCGGCCTGCTGGAACGCCTCGGCACGCTCGGCGGCAAGCTCCGTGCCGGTCGCAGCCGCAACGACCAGGTCGCTACGGACCTGCGGCTCTACCTGCGCGACCACGTCAGGCACATCGTGTCCCGGCTGGTGGAGCTGGAGACCGCGCTGATGAGCCAGGCCGAGGAGCACGCCGAGACGGCGGCCCCCGGCATGACCCACCTGCAGCACGCGCAGCCGGTGTCCTTCGGCCACCAGCTCCTGGCGCACGTGCACGCCTTCGCCCGCGACATCGATCGCCTGCGCGACTGGGACAGGCGCGCGGCCGTCTCCCCGCTGGGCGCGGGGGCGCTGGCCGGATCCTCCCTGCCGCTCGACCCGCAGGCCGTGGCCAGGGAGCTCGGCTTCGACTCCGCCGCGCCCAACTCGATGGACGCCGTCGCCGACCGCGACTTCGCCGCCGAGTTCCTGTTCGACGCGGCGATGATCGGCGTGCACCTGTCGCGGCTGGGCGAGGAGATCGTCCTGTGGGCCTCGCAGGAGTTCCGCTGGATCGAGATGGACGACGCCTACTCCACCGGCTCGTCGATCATGCCGCAGAAGAAGAACCCCGACGTGGCCGAGCTCGCCCGGGGCAAGAGCGGTCGTCTCATCGGCAACCTCATGGCGCTGCTGACGACGCTCAAGGGCCTGCCGCTGACCTACAACCGTGACCTGCAGGAGGACAAGGAGCCGGTCTTCGACTCCGTCGACAGCCTGCTGCTCGTCCTTCCCGCGATGGCGGGGCTCGTCGCGACCATGCGCGTCAACACCGCCAAGCTGGAGGCCTCGGCCCCCGACGGGTTCGCGCTCGCCACCGACCTGGCCGAGCTGCTGGTCCGCAGGGGCGTCGCCTTCCGCGAGGCCCACGAGGCGGTCGGGCACCTGGTCGTCTGGTGCCAGGTCAACGACAAGGACTTCGGCGATCTCACCGACGAGGAACTGGCCAAGGTCTCGCCGCACTTCACACCCGACTCCCGCGAGGTCCTCTCGGTGCCCGGTGCCCTGGCGGCCCGCAAGGCGCACGGCGGTACGGCACCCGACCGGGTCCGTGACCAGCTCATCGCGCTGCGTGAGATCGTCGACGCCCAGGCCGCCTGGGCGAGCGGAAGCTGA
- a CDS encoding argininosuccinate synthase, translating into MTDRVVLAFSGGLDTSVAIPFLAEKTGAEVVAVAVDVGQGGEDMEAIRKRAIDCGAVESVVVDAREEFATDFCVPALQANALYMDRYPLVSALSRPLIVKHLAAAAKEFGGTHVSHGCTGKGNDQVRFEAGLAALYPELKVIAPARDYAWTRDKAIAYAEEKNLPIETTKKNPYSIDQNIWGRAVETGFLEDIWNGPIEDVYAYTADPAQPRDADEVIISFVKGVPVALDGRHLTPFQVIEELNRRAGAQGVGRLDMVEDRLVGIKSREVYEAPGAIALITAHMELESVTVERDLARFKRSVDQRWGELVYDGLWFSPLKKALDTFVAEVQEHVTGEIRMTLHGGRATVTGRRSEASLYDFNLATYDTGDIFDQSLAKGFVELWGLPSKIASARDARLV; encoded by the coding sequence ATGACCGACCGGGTCGTACTCGCATTCTCCGGAGGCCTCGACACCTCCGTCGCCATTCCCTTCCTCGCCGAGAAGACCGGTGCCGAGGTCGTCGCGGTCGCCGTCGACGTCGGCCAGGGCGGTGAGGACATGGAGGCCATCCGCAAGCGCGCCATCGACTGCGGCGCCGTGGAATCCGTCGTCGTGGACGCCCGCGAGGAGTTCGCCACCGACTTCTGCGTGCCCGCGCTGCAGGCCAACGCCCTCTACATGGACCGCTACCCGCTGGTCTCCGCCCTGTCGCGGCCGCTGATCGTCAAGCACCTGGCCGCGGCGGCCAAGGAGTTCGGCGGCACCCACGTCTCGCACGGCTGCACCGGCAAGGGCAACGACCAGGTCCGGTTCGAGGCCGGTCTGGCCGCCCTGTACCCCGAGCTCAAGGTCATCGCCCCCGCCCGCGACTACGCGTGGACCCGGGACAAGGCGATCGCCTACGCCGAGGAGAAGAACCTGCCGATCGAGACCACCAAGAAGAACCCGTACTCCATCGACCAGAACATCTGGGGCAGGGCCGTCGAGACCGGCTTCCTCGAGGACATCTGGAACGGCCCGATCGAGGACGTCTACGCTTACACCGCCGACCCGGCGCAGCCGCGCGACGCGGACGAGGTCATCATCAGCTTCGTCAAGGGCGTCCCCGTGGCGCTGGACGGGCGGCACCTCACCCCGTTCCAGGTCATCGAGGAGCTCAACCGCCGCGCGGGCGCCCAGGGCGTCGGCCGCCTCGACATGGTCGAGGACCGGCTCGTCGGCATCAAGTCCCGCGAGGTCTACGAGGCGCCGGGCGCCATCGCCCTGATCACCGCCCATATGGAGCTGGAGAGCGTCACCGTCGAGCGCGACCTCGCCCGCTTCAAGCGGTCGGTGGACCAGCGCTGGGGCGAGCTCGTCTACGACGGTCTCTGGTTCTCCCCGCTCAAGAAGGCTCTCGACACCTTCGTCGCCGAGGTTCAGGAGCACGTCACCGGTGAGATCCGGATGACCCTGCACGGCGGCCGGGCCACCGTCACCGGGCGCCGCTCCGAGGCGTCGCTGTACGACTTCAACCTCGCCACCTACGACACCGGCGACATCTTCGACCAGTCCCTGGCCAAGGGCTTCGTCGAGCTGTGGGGCCTGCCCTCCAAGATTGCCTCTGCCCGGGACGCCCGGCTGGTCTGA